The segment GAAACCCCGGAGGGCCGCCGTCAGGGTCTGCGAGGACGTCACGTTAATAGCCGGGTAGGCGAACTTGTTGGCCTTCGCCCGATCCAGCATCTCGTCATATACTTCACGCGTTGCGATACCCACGTGTGCTCCTTTGCGTTGGAAACCTAACGCCCTAATTATCTCACGGATTTGGTAAAGCGTGTAGCCAATTAGTCCCCGGCTGAAAAGTGTTGCACGACGACGGCGCCGCGCCTCTAGACAACGCGCGCCACCCTCCGCGCCCTGCGACCGGAGAGCGTAGGATCAAAAAAGAGAGGAGGATCATGGTTATTTCAGATCCAAACGAAGCAGCCGCCGCGCTCGCGCAGGTCATGCGCGGAAAACGTACGCTCGCCATCACCGGTGCGGGCGTGTCCACAGACTCCGGCCTGCCCGACTACCGCGGCCAAGGCACCACCGAAAAACCCTCCATCGACTACGACATGTTCACCGCCGACCCCGTCTGGCAGCGCTGGGTCTGGCAACGCAATCACGAAACGTGGCGCCAGTTCCAGGCCCTCCAGCCCTCCGGGGCGCACACCGCCCTCGCCCGGCTGGAGACCGCCGGCCTGATCGGAATCGCCACCCAAAACATCGACGGGCTCCACACCAAGGCCGGCTCGAAGCGTGTATGGGAACTGCACGGCTCCTTCGACCGCGTGCGCTGCCTCGACTGCGGCGCGCGCTTCCCGCGCGCCGATTACGCCGCCGACCTCGAAGCCCTCAACCCCAACTGGCCTCAATACGACCGTGACCCCGCCGTCCTCGCCACCGCCGACCGCCCCGAGGCCGAAGCCTCCACCTTCAAGGTCGCCCCCTGCCCGGTGTGCGGCGGACTCGTTAAGCCCGACGTCGTCTTCTTCGGCGAATCCCTGCCCGCCTCCATGGGCGACGCCATGGAGGCCGCCCGCGAGTGCGAGGTCGCGCTCGTGGCCGGCTCCTCGCTCGTCGTGAGCACAGGGATGTGGATCGTGCGGCAGGCCTACGCCGCCGGTGCCACGCTCGCCATCATCAACTACGGCCCCACCGCCGCCGACACCGTTGCCGACATCCGCATCGACTGCGGGGTCTCCCCCACGCTCACCGCGCTCGCCGATGCCCTCTGCTAAGCCGATGCCAGCACAAGGATGCCCGCATACACCATCGGGGACCAGCGTCTCAGCGCCATCCGAACGTCGTCGTCAAAACAACCATCCGGTAATCACTACGTAACCGTAGCTCTAAAAGTTTTGGCGCATAGCGAACCGCCAA is part of the Trueperella abortisuis genome and harbors:
- a CDS encoding Sir2 family NAD-dependent protein deacetylase — translated: MVISDPNEAAAALAQVMRGKRTLAITGAGVSTDSGLPDYRGQGTTEKPSIDYDMFTADPVWQRWVWQRNHETWRQFQALQPSGAHTALARLETAGLIGIATQNIDGLHTKAGSKRVWELHGSFDRVRCLDCGARFPRADYAADLEALNPNWPQYDRDPAVLATADRPEAEASTFKVAPCPVCGGLVKPDVVFFGESLPASMGDAMEAARECEVALVAGSSLVVSTGMWIVRQAYAAGATLAIINYGPTAADTVADIRIDCGVSPTLTALADALC